A window of the Vigna angularis cultivar LongXiaoDou No.4 chromosome 3, ASM1680809v1, whole genome shotgun sequence genome harbors these coding sequences:
- the LOC108326643 gene encoding proteasome subunit alpha type-5: MFLTRTEYDRGVNTFSPEGRLFQVEYAIEAIKLGSTAIGLKTKEGVVLAVEKRITSPLLEPSSVEKIMEIDDHIGCAMSGLIADARTLVEHARVETQNHRFSYDEPMTVESTTQALCDLALRFGEGDEESMSRPFGVSLLIAGHDENGPSLYYTDPSGTFWQCNGKAIGSGSEGADSSLQEQFNKDLTLQEAETIALSILKQVMEEKVTPNNVDIARVAPTYHLYTPSEVEAVISRL; the protein is encoded by the exons ATGTTTCTCACAAG GACTGAGTATGACCGAGGAGTCAACACCTTTTCTCCCGAAGGCCGTTTGTTTCAGGTTGAATATGCAATTGAAGCAATCAAG CTTGGATCGACTGCGATTGGGCTGAAGACCAAAGAGGGTGTTGTCCTTGCAGTTGAAAAGCGCATCACTTCTCCTCTGCTG GAGCCTAGTAGTGTTGAGAAAATTATGGAAATTGATGACCACATAGGTTGTGCTATGAGTGGATTGATTGCTGATGCTCGAACACTTGTTGAGCATGCGCGGGTTGAAACTCAG AATCATAGGTTCTCCTACGATGAACCAATGACTGTTGAGTCCACCACTCAAGCTCTTTGTGACCTTGCCTTGCGTTTTGGTGAAGGTGATGAAGAATCCATG TCTCGACCATTTGGAGTATCTCTCCTCATTGCTGGCCATGACGAGAATGGACCTAGCTT ATATTACACCGATCCATCTGGCACCTTTTGGCAATGCAATGGAAAAGCTATTGGTTCTGGGTCAGAAGGCGCAGACAGTTCTCTACAGGAACAATTCAACAAG GACCTAACCCTTCAAGAAGCCGAAACCATTGCTTTATCCATTTTGAAGCAAGTTATGGAAGAAAAG GTCACTCCCAACAACGTTGACATTGCCAGGGTAGCTCCAACATATCATCTTTATACCCCCTCTGAGGTGGAAGCTGTGATAAGTCGTCTATGA